In a single window of the Coffea eugenioides isolate CCC68of chromosome 3, Ceug_1.0, whole genome shotgun sequence genome:
- the LOC113764759 gene encoding cold and drought-regulated protein CORA-like yields MGSKAILLLCLLAAVLMIASEVTARDLAENTNAAEKSTEGLEESKYGGGGGRYGGGGGRYGGGGHCYGGHCGGGGGGGHYGGGGGGCNHGCCGGGGYGGCRCCTYAGEPKDAGYTEPETKPQN; encoded by the exons atgggttCCAAGGCAATTCTCCTCCTATGCCTTTTAGCAGCAGTTCTGATGATTGCCTCAGAGGTGACAGCCAGGGATTTGGCCGAAAATA CCAATGCAGCAGAGAAGAGCACTGAAGGCCTGGAAGAATCCAAGTACGGTGGTGGCGGCGGCCGTTATGGTGGCGGCGGCGGCCGTTATGGTGGTGGCGGCCATTGTTATGGAGGCCattgtggtggtggtggtggtggtggtcattatggtggtggtggtggtggttgtAACCATGGTTGCTGTGGCGGCGGCGGCTATGGAGGCTGCAGATGCTGCACATATGCTGGTGAGCCAAAGGACGCTGGTTACACTGAGCCAGAAACCAAACCGCAAAACTAA